From a single Oreochromis niloticus isolate F11D_XX linkage group LG4, O_niloticus_UMD_NMBU, whole genome shotgun sequence genomic region:
- the LOC109201761 gene encoding aquaporin-1-like, which translates to MFILRYLHLVLSDIITPSCLHRFLLEFLGSTLFLSVSLSAVVMQPSHSSHLPAGVHQSGPVSPVCPLHVVLVFGVSVAMAAICVGGGAHLNPAITLAMVPTSRLRLWRAVLYVIGQLLGGVASAVLLLGLTGDVTHALNQVSVTGCGMNPARSFGPAVITLNFNNHWVFWVGPSLGACLAAFLNDLLLRPRWHRPGDWWVELKQLYVLTEKQQQVASHLP; encoded by the exons ATGTTCATCCTTCGTTACCTGCATCTTGTcctcagtgacatcatcacccCATCATGCTTACATCGCTTTCTACTGGAGTTCTTAGGGTCCACCCTCTTCCTGTCTGTCAGCCTATCAGCTGTCGTGATGCAGCCTTCCCACTCAAGCCACCTGCCAGCAGGTGTGCACCAGTCTGGACCTGTCTCACCTGTGTGCCCGCTGCATGTGGTGCTGGTCTTTGGTGTCTCTGTTGCTATGGCAGCCATCTGTGTGGGAGGGGGTGCTCACCTGAATCCAGCGATTACCCTAGCAATGGTCCCGACCTCAAGGCTTCGGCTCTGGAGGGCGGTGTTGTATGTGATTGGTCAGCTCTTGGGGGGTGTGGCTTCTGCAGTGCTGTTGCTGGGACTGACTGGAGATGTCACACATGCACTCAACCAG GTAAGTGTGACAGGTTGTGGGATGAATCCAGCTCGCTCCTTTGGTCCGGCGGTCATCACACTCAACTTCAACAACCACTGg GTTTTCTGGGTGGGGCCTAGTTTGGGGGCGTGTCTTGCTGCTTTCCTGAATGACCTGTTGCTACGGCCTCGCTGGCATCGCCCTGGAGACTGGTGGGTGGAGCTAAAGCAACTGTATGTGTTAACAGAGAAACAACAGCAGGTGGCGTCTCACTTACCGTAA